Part of the Vanessa atalanta chromosome 1, ilVanAtal1.2, whole genome shotgun sequence genome is shown below.
cctttgaattattaaaaatctcggCAGCACTTTTGCGGTTAAACTTTGCGGTCAGTAGCCGTCGGAAGTAGGGCTCATTCATTATGTTGATTATTTTCCATGACTATTTTAACGAACTTTTTTGCTGTTAACGACAAGAAAACGTGCCACCTGAAGATAAATGGTCTGTGACCATAACTTGGACACTAGACAAGTTATGTCGTAGTCCTATATATATTAAGCGGAACTGTTTTGCGGTCGAATTAAGATGGTCAAACCTGTTACAATTTTcgcaatataaattgtaaaataaaaaaaaagtttgttgaAAAACgttaaatcaaatgaaaaactAGTAAATCGAAGTATCAAAAACTAGTAAATCGAGTATCTAAAACCACATCATAATAGGTCCGAACACAATTAAAAGGCCATCGCTAGTCCACCAGGTAGAGGGGACAGACGGACACGCACCTGGCGCTAGAAAAACTTAACAAACAGGAAGTGGCCGATAACCCGGCTTAGTGATATGTGATCTATTTTTTTGTCTCTTTCGCACTTATAAAGAACTACCCGAATATGAatcaatttattgatttttaatatttgtatatataggtTAGTTAAATTTGGTAGTAAAATTTGATAGATTTATTAACTAACGATCCATACAATCCAATTACATATCTGTTGTGAAGTAACGTTAAAATAACTAAGAATGTATCAAAATTATGCTACCTAGACTTAAATTTGAATTCCTGTCATACAACTCGAATCCGAAGACACGTACAGTTActctaagtaaattaaatttcgtatgTTCGTGTGTGGGGGTCGAGGCTTAGATTAGGAAAATACACATTCTACAGACTCCCTACATGCATTCTTAATTACAGAATTATGTTTTGCAGAGtttcgtataattaaaataatattagtattaataaataaataaattaattaatattgtacaacatcacatacattactctgaccccaatataagtagctaatgcacttgtgatatggaaaatcagaagtaacgacggtaccacatacactcagacccaagacaatatagaaaacatgaactttttctacatcgattcggtcGGGAATTGAAGCCGGAGCGGCGcaaccatgaaaaccggtgtacacactactcgactacggaggttgttaaatattattattattattatcagactAAGActgatttacaataaaaaccgTAAACAATAAATTGGTACCAGCCACCATTATTCAATACGAATTCAATGAATCTGAAACTAAAGATAATCTCTTTTCGAAATGGGGCTGCGTGGGAACCGAACCCGCGACTGCGTCTCACTCACCCCACTGAGGGACGGTCCCTCTGTAGTCAAATAATACTCATAATGTTAGTCCACTTTGATTTCATAAAATGACTACTTGACTATTCGTTACTCCCCCCCACTTTTGCCACTTTAACTACTAACACatacgtaatattaataatgagagtattttttttattgtttgtctaGTTTGGTGCCTTTGCACCGTACACGGACGgactaataattacaatttttattacttttttatacatgtTTCATTACCACGAAGACTTGCATTATTTcttcatttgaaattattaattttagtctaAATTACTGAAAGCTTAACTTACTCAACTTAAACTAAACTTAACAGCTTAACACATATAagatatctattaaattaaacttccaAATAACATTAACGTAGAACTAAATCTAACCTCCTAATTTGCATCCCCTTATTGTATGTATCCAACAAGCAACGGAAGTAAAGAATGCTCCACCGAAAGGGTAGTTACCCCACCTGTATCTAAAAAAATGCTTAGGAAAAAAACGAGGACCCTACGGAAGTAATGGAAGAACACAATAAGTCAGATAACCAAAGACTTCCTATTtagtttcttaattattatttttacttgtacatatactatatttattttaattttaaatttatttaactcacCTACAAAATAAacctatacaaatataaagataGCTGTTTTTAAACACGTATTACATGTAAACCGattgaatattatgaaattaaatttgtaatattttattcagcaTGTTTCACAGAAGGTTTTTGGCTAAACAATatgatactaaattatttaacgtaTGACGTAGACAGAGCATCGCGTGGCCGagtctaataatattaatataaaaaattataacttaagaCTTTTCATAATTAAACTCAAGCAAAATGGATGACCGTATTTTGAAGCTTCTTTTATTTGGTAGAAAATTCGCAATCAtttctttagatatttttaacttgaaataaaactagtttttaacggatttaatcgcgtatattattatcgtggtcacgggcagacgaacactgcaaagtgctcgaaacgtcgggatgttaaaataattaatatacgcgattaaatccgttaaaaactagttttatttcaatgtgtaataatcgcgaaaatctaagacaacattatttttaactttgttctCTTAATAGCAGATTGGagcacaataatattttaaaagcaacaaATGTACGCAATAATGGCCGAGCACATTGTCAGCTCTGCTACTTCTTGTCCCGGTGCCCTACTGACTCCAGTTCGGAACCCCTCGTTTCTTTTTCAATGGGTCTAGAGGATAGCGGatcttgttattaattttttacccCACGGAAGGACGCCGGAAACTCTAGGTTCCCGTTACgaatctctctctctctctcgcaCCGTTCGTTACTAATTATGCATCTCTCTCATATATTGCGTAAGTCAGGGAGGGTAAATATGAATGGACTTGTGTTTTCTTGATTTCGAATGAATTTCTTTTTGAAAGCTTTTTGTGTACTTAATAAGCGCATCTGCAAGAACaagttatttttatcttcaaCCCTTACATTTTCATCGACTGCAGCTGTAGtttgcataataaaaatttggaaatacaaaactttattttatgaaagaatAGAAACCGGACAATGAGATGGGACGTGATGGTCATCGGTGACCTCTGCCTCGGTAACGGCACCATTACAAAGAAATCCAGTACTACAAGTATTTATCTTAAATCTTGTTTGCGAACTTATACTtaagaatgaatatattttttaatgaaaaaaaaaccaaccaagcttaaacaaaatatatatgcgTTTGAAATTGTCGTTATAATATTATCTGAATCATGAGTTCTCAGATTAGAAATAGAAAGcctaataaactaataaatcaatatttgtttGCAGGTTTAGACACATACGCGTACGATCCTCAACGCTACGCCATGGACTACCACAGCATTGGCTTTAGAGAGTGTGCAGCTGAGGTCGCACGATACCTCGTTAGCTGCGAGGGATTGGACATCCAAGATCCTTTACGGCTGCGGCTAATGAGTCATCTTCAATGCTTCGCTGCGCAACGAGAACTAGCTGCAAAGTCAACAAACTGGGGCTATCCTCAGTACCCCAGTGTACCTCAACCCCAGCATGGCTACACAGATTTGAGACAAGAACCACCTGCGTCGACAGCTGCAACGACGATATCAGCACCTCCAGCGATCGCCGCTCCTCTCTCCGCTGCGCCTAGCTATCCCCATTACCCTCCAGGACCACCGGCTCCGCCAGGTCCCTCGGTACCTCCAGGCCCACATCCCGCCCCCACGGCACCCCACTACCCCGCTCCTTATCCGCATCATCCACCCCATCACCAATACTCACAGAATAGTTCAAAGCCGTATAGACCTTGGGGTGCGGAATTAGCTTATTAGAAATTGCTCAAGAAATTATCCGTcggtagaaaaaaatgttgcataaatgtataatagcgaaaatctataaaaattatcgatatatgtaaataaagtcgctcttgaacattttaaatactaaactaACGAgtcatttttagtatttaaaaagtcgACTGGACTGATTTCGTATATTGAACATTTCGCcgaatgataaaaatttaaatattgttgtcgATCTCaaagtttaatttgaaacatCAATTTTGAAGACtgtttttagaataaataatatttaataagttgtgtgatacatatatagtatattgaTAAGTTTATCATTAGCTTAGAAAATATTGGGACCAAAAACCAagctttaatgttataatttcataaatatataaagtgacACCGTCTTCTTCTCGCTTATGTCTAACTGTGTATGTTTAACAGGGACGAAACCGTTTCATAGTTAAACGTTTTTGAattcacttaaaattaaattgtgattTGCACATGGTTGTGAAGATTCCTTATACATTATCGTGTGTTTAGGTAAACACATCTAAATCATAAGTATCCATACGAtacgtttgtatatttttgtataaatttgtaatcgCTTGCGATGTTAaagagagaaaataaattatttttttaaatatttaaacaatgctTTCATTTGGAAAcctttgaaattgtttttttttttttgttattgaagtAGGCAAACAAGCCGCTTAATAGTAAATATGTATGCCATTGTCCTTTAAAGTGACCTAACAATTCACATACTAATTAACTATACAAAaggcaaaaaaattaataaaataaaattacagataaataattattgttttaaatttaatcattatattaccACATCAAACAAAGGGCTACAACTTTCCGTGGCAAAGTAAccgtttacataataaattagcaACACAGGTGTCTCACAATTAAACTGACCCGAACAGATGCGACACTCGGGGGCCAGCTAATGTTATTCTAAATCCACACATAGCGTCCCACTTCAATGATTGTATGGGATATCGCTACCCCAGTCATTCCCACGATTGGCCTCTCGCTCGTATTTACGATTTGCGTATGCGTCGTCTCGCTCGCACAAACTACTTCCGTAGGAAGAACAGGGTGCAAAAACTTTAAACTTTTTTGTCTGATCGTGTGCGTGCCGTGTGTCGGCATGTGTCGGTATGTTTGTGTGTACGTTTTATGTTGTTACGATGTTCCTTCCGCATCTTTTGGTTTAGagtggaaatatatttattaagttttttatctgtcttaatgaaaaataatctaCTATTTTctcttgttatatttgtatgattgactaaaataatcaataaataggtttatatattaaagctcaattttaatagtacatacatacactttataaatattgtctttaatGTAACtcaataaacaaatgtttaccAACAAAAAGTTGGTAAACATTTGTTCATTTTTACCTCGATCACAATAACATCGCAGATGGGATTTGGATTCAATTTCAATAAGAAGTATTAGtgtcaactatttatttaatactgagTTTTCCTTTGTTTTAGAATGTAGACCATGGAAACATTCCAGGTATACATACGTACTATGGTAGATAGTACTTGTATCGCTCACTTATTCGTGACAGtgtaaaagatatttttctatatagataatataacaaaacatgaTCACAACCACGTAATGATTACTGGCGTCCTTACAACTTGTGTGTATAGCAGAGACGCTACGTGACGCAAGAaacgtacaaataaataaacatttgtttatcgTTTGTAATTGTTGTAATTGTAAGAACACGTTAATTATCTgtgtataaaaaagttttaaatactttatttgaacattaattttaataaaacgttaaaGTCATCTAGATATACCTTGATTACAACAGTGTGGTCCTGGAAGAATGTTGACAGCTgatttacggtgatacgcccttttgatacgtgtatatGATACATTTCGCTAATCACTGACATTTCACATTCTTCTTAAAGAATAGTCCTACAGGATCAAATTTGAGACTAGATGATGAATTAAAAGGTTTTTGCCTTTTAGTAAATGTCTTTAAAAGTAACTCGAGTTCATCTTAAAAGTGTTCAAAACTTATATTACGCACATGACTttcaatgttataattaattttatgagttaacttatatttcaaatattctttcAATTGAAAGTGATTATTTGCAAAGTAGTTACAAAGAAAACGTAGTCgtcttaaaaattatttacatatggtaaatgattaaaagaataaaatattactaccaCTATTCTGgattatatgtaaatgtacacagtctaaataatttcaacaataaaCGTCCAACGTCGAGGGTCGTAAATGGATGAGGCTAACTAGCAATAAGGTATTCATAATAAGGGTTATGTGTGGAAATACTGGAACAGCTAATCTTAAGGGAGCCGATTGCGCAGAGCATagtatagtgcacaagtgtgtgcccAAGCACAGAGTTGTCTATTGCCTCACTCTCATAATAAAaaggacggcaaatccgactcGACCGGAAAGACTTCAGGCGCGAGACCAACAGCTTTACGCACTTTTCGAGCCACGGAACACACATACAAATGACTCGGGGTTGCTACTGAGAGTTTTTCGACAGAGTCTGATCAGAAACAGTACTAATACCACTAGTAAACTGTATCTAGACAACGTGATACACCACGacattattcaattcaatagttcctttgtgtgtgtgtattgtattatatacaattaatatcttGACAATATTTTGTCACATCGGTAATTCTTATTTcagaatacataataattatatgtacgaAAAAAACCAGTctttaatacaataacaattattttacgcATAAATGCTTGCTCATTAGACATTCTTTACAGAATATGTTTGTATATGAATTGTTTACTACAATGAGCTGTTATGATGGCACTATTGGACACAAAATAAACCTGAAGAACTCGTTTTTGGAATTAGCTAATAGTCGTCTGGTTAAAAAAGCTATTGATGGTCGCGAAAACTGGTTTGTTTATTGAGTCAGTATTGACTTGCTACCCCATCGCAAAATATCGCTcgtttctgaaatatttttggGGATccgtgtttattataattatttctaaatccACAGACGTTTCTCGTGCTTTTTCAGTttgtatttgtgatattatttcgCTCCGtttcatttgattatatttgatagttttatatttctatattcatcttaatataatattatagtaagcttcaaataaaaatactatttcgtCAGCggtttttatctattttatgtatattatcgaTAGTTTTATGAAAATTCTCGTACGCTAAACATATTTATgtgtactataaaaatattggatacgttttgattttgacaaaggattttgatatattgaaattattctcataaattttcatttatatttgataacgatcgaatttaattaaacgtagTTAACGCAGTAAACAGAAACAAAAAACAAGCAccaattaacaataacaaaagtaGGTACTTAGGTACAAGACCAATATTCGGCGCTATGACGCCCTTTATAATCGTCCATTTAAAACCCTACTTGACTGCCACAATACTTGTACCATATCTTAAATCAATtggataaaattaacatatgaCTCTAAGTgacttacaattataaataaataaccataaaAAAGACTAATTTTATACCtcaagaattaatatttttggcaCAAACATTCCTATGAGCTTCCATTACAGAATAAACTGTCCATAATGagaattataagttattttacgaaattaaattgattaaagatattttttgttaaataacttgtatgtaaacaaaattttgGTTTATCGAAAACAGGTAAAGAAGGTAATCTTCCCGTGGATCGAATAAAATCTGCCAATAAGAATAACGCTAAACTCCTCTGAGTGGATGGAacgtttttttcaaaaacattttatataaaatgtatttttatagcgTGATGTTAAACgtgttatttaaagtaattatcaaCTGAATAATTAAACGCTGTTTTGGTATTAGaatctcattattattattaacacatttttttgtatataatgtaataatttctttCTCAGATGAGGTACTTGCTGGTaagatagtattttaaatattcaactcCACAgagactatattaataaatttaaata
Proteins encoded:
- the LOC125063849 gene encoding hairy/enhancer-of-split related with YRPW motif protein — translated: MEYQRHMESNSLQQPQPQNPQWGYGWGPPAPPAPTQRNKRTHSESEDDAFSEESSKDAQSPGGDSCQLMTRKRRRGVIEKKRRDRINTSLTELKRLVPAACEKQGSAKLEKAEILQLTVDHLKMLHAKGLDTYAYDPQRYAMDYHSIGFRECAAEVARYLVSCEGLDIQDPLRLRLMSHLQCFAAQRELAAKSTNWGYPQYPSVPQPQHGYTDLRQEPPASTAATTISAPPAIAAPLSAAPSYPHYPPGPPAPPGPSVPPGPHPAPTAPHYPAPYPHHPPHHQYSQNSSKPYRPWGAELAY